A genomic stretch from Bradyrhizobium quebecense includes:
- a CDS encoding MarR family winged helix-turn-helix transcriptional regulator, translating to MVTRSTLNEEVREAQRILLTALEPFKAVYSIMPLQQASTFLMVAEEEGLGVGEYARKAGANPAVMTRHMLDLGELNRRHEPGLGLVYTKPNPMNRRQHQVFLTPKGVALATAVYRALAGRKSKS from the coding sequence ATGGTCACGCGCTCGACACTCAACGAAGAGGTCCGCGAGGCTCAGCGAATTCTCCTCACGGCCCTAGAGCCCTTCAAGGCTGTCTACTCGATCATGCCGCTGCAGCAGGCCTCCACCTTCCTCATGGTCGCGGAAGAGGAAGGCCTCGGCGTGGGCGAGTACGCGCGCAAGGCAGGCGCTAACCCAGCTGTCATGACGCGCCACATGCTCGACCTCGGCGAGCTGAACAGACGTCACGAGCCCGGCCTCGGGCTTGTGTACACGAAGCCTAACCCCATGAACCGCAGGCAGCATCAGGTGTTCTTGACGCCTAAGGGCGTTGCGCTCGCCACTGCGGTCTATCGCGCCCTCGCGGGCAGGAAGTCCAAGTCATGA
- a CDS encoding phage tail protein has product MSLETGTYINDLVPTNPVPSDGLGQSDDHLRLIKAALKNTLPNFTSAVLYSTQAQIDVASSYVAALLSVGVTLGNGALRGNGTVPAGMMADFGGAAAPTGWLACDGQAISRTTYVDLFNAIGTTWGAGDGSTTFNVPNLVAYFRRHRDNASLAGAVGTKKNPANLSHTHTGSGTTGTENAVHSHFFSATSGAMSANATHTHGWTQTHRLYGNFQSYTSGGAVGGIQLNNGTDGSVELTSTNTDHTHAVSGTTGTESAFHAHAFSFTTSVGSVDDVEARPYSATVLTCIKT; this is encoded by the coding sequence ATGTCCCTCGAAACGGGCACGTACATCAACGACCTCGTGCCCACAAACCCGGTGCCATCTGACGGTCTCGGGCAGTCCGATGATCACCTGAGGCTCATTAAGGCCGCTCTCAAGAACACCCTGCCTAACTTCACATCTGCGGTGTTGTACAGCACCCAAGCGCAAATCGACGTGGCGTCCTCGTACGTGGCAGCTCTGCTCTCCGTAGGTGTAACGCTAGGCAATGGGGCGCTCCGGGGTAACGGCACCGTGCCTGCGGGCATGATGGCGGACTTCGGTGGTGCCGCGGCTCCCACGGGCTGGCTGGCGTGCGACGGGCAGGCAATTTCGCGCACTACCTACGTGGACCTCTTCAACGCTATCGGCACAACGTGGGGCGCTGGCGACGGCAGCACCACATTCAACGTGCCAAACCTGGTTGCCTACTTCAGGCGTCACCGCGACAACGCATCGCTCGCTGGCGCGGTGGGCACGAAGAAGAACCCGGCGAACCTCTCGCACACACATACGGGCTCAGGCACCACGGGCACCGAGAACGCCGTGCACTCGCACTTCTTCTCGGCCACCTCAGGCGCGATGTCCGCGAACGCCACGCATACGCACGGGTGGACGCAGACGCATCGGCTGTACGGCAACTTCCAGAGCTACACGTCTGGTGGCGCGGTCGGCGGCATTCAGCTGAACAACGGCACGGACGGCTCCGTCGAACTCACCTCGACAAACACGGACCACACGCACGCTGTCAGTGGCACCACAGGTACCGAGAGCGCCTTCCACGCCCACGCCTTCAGCTTCACCACGAGCGTAGGCAGCGTGGATGACGTTGAGGCCCGCCCGTACTCGGCGACCGTACTAACGTGCATCAAGACCTAA
- a CDS encoding endonuclease VII domain-containing protein yields MKSLKSTTPTQSSRQRADLSNFTPEQKLEHRRAQWRKFDAKPERKARKAVTNKAYYDANLTSVERREAKAEYLKTWRRDNPVKERDGKLRQNYGITLQERDALLEVQGFVCAICAAEVPGGRGDWHTDHCHSSGLVRGILCQHCNLMLGHARDNTDTLARAITYLGK; encoded by the coding sequence TTGAAGTCTCTCAAGAGCACTACACCAACGCAATCTAGTAGACAGCGCGCCGACCTTTCCAACTTTACACCTGAGCAGAAACTGGAACACCGCCGCGCGCAGTGGCGCAAGTTCGATGCGAAGCCTGAGCGTAAAGCTAGAAAGGCAGTGACTAACAAAGCTTACTACGACGCAAACCTAACCAGTGTTGAGCGGCGTGAAGCGAAAGCAGAATATCTGAAGACATGGCGTCGCGACAATCCCGTTAAGGAGCGGGATGGGAAGCTTCGACAGAACTACGGAATAACGCTGCAAGAGCGCGACGCCCTGCTCGAAGTGCAAGGCTTCGTTTGCGCCATCTGTGCCGCCGAAGTCCCCGGTGGTCGCGGCGATTGGCACACTGATCACTGCCACAGCTCAGGCTTAGTGCGAGGCATCCTCTGCCAGCACTGCAACCTCATGTTGGGCCACGCCCGTGACAACACTGACACGCTCGCGAGAGCTATCACCTACTTAGGAAAATAA
- a CDS encoding efflux RND transporter permease subunit: MISISEPFIRRPVGTTLLAIGLFLVGIVAYEFLPVSSVPNVDFPTIRVSASRPGADPSVMAATVAAPLERKLGTISGVDQITSTSSLGTTSIQVQFSIGRNIDRAARDVQAAINASLADLPSDLPSLPKFRKANPAAAPVFVLALTSKTISTSAMYDVADTVLAQRISQVPGVGEVTVSGADQPAVRIALNPVSLANAGIATDDVRLAIINANPLGPVGIFNGDRLSETLSINKQMRTAAEFRDIVIKSSNGNFVRLSDVAEVEDSVRNSRSIAWFNKQPAVLIQITKQGDANVIDTVDGVRRMLPELKQWIPAGVEISTLVDRTGTIRASVQDMQFTLLATAMLVMVVVFVFLRRIVPTIAAGVSVPLALAGTCAGMWLAGFSIDNLSLMALAISVGFVVDDAIVMIENMYRNLEQGMAPYPAAVEGAKQIGFTVLSISLSLIAAFTPLIFMDGIVGRLLREFSLTLTFAIIVSTLVSVTITPMICAHYIKEATSDRATWYDRVIEGTLSRVVAFYASTLRIVLGYPFLTLVVFFATVALTVVLYVKTPKAYFPTDDSGFVIGATRASADISFQSMLGLQQRLADIVMADPAVAGIGSSVGSGGGPGGATSNRGTMFISLKPPEERGGLSTAQVIDRLRRNLFMVPGIRLFMFAAQDIRTGGRQSDSDYQYTLASTDLDLLQKWAPLVAKRMETVEGITDVSADRDPGGLQLNLVIDRKIASSLGVRVQDIDNALNNAFSQRQISYIYTQRNQYVVVLEIDPKFQSDPSNLERIYVAGANDVQVPLSALVHYQRGLSALAVYHSGGFPSTTVSFNLLPDVPLEVATTNIQQAVDELHMPEGIRGSFDGNAGDFNKTSGRQPLLILGALVAMYIVLGVLYESLAHPITIISTLPSAGLGALLALQVTNTPLTVIAFVGIILLIGIVKKNGIMMVDFALEAERHQGLSSRDAIFEACRARFRPILMTTMAALFAGIPLVIATGPGTELRRPLGITIIGGLFVSQILTLYTTPVIYLLIDRLRRRPSPSGVHAPAE; the protein is encoded by the coding sequence GTGATCTCGATCTCGGAGCCCTTCATTCGCCGGCCGGTGGGCACCACCTTGCTGGCGATCGGGCTGTTCCTGGTCGGGATCGTCGCCTACGAATTCCTGCCGGTGTCGTCGGTCCCGAATGTCGACTTCCCGACCATCAGGGTGTCGGCGTCGCGGCCCGGTGCCGATCCGTCGGTGATGGCCGCGACCGTCGCCGCGCCGCTGGAGCGCAAGCTTGGCACCATTTCGGGCGTCGACCAGATCACCTCGACGAGTTCGCTCGGCACCACCAGCATCCAGGTGCAGTTCTCGATCGGCCGCAATATCGACCGCGCCGCGCGCGATGTGCAGGCCGCGATCAATGCCTCGCTCGCCGATCTGCCGAGCGACCTGCCGTCGCTACCCAAGTTCCGCAAGGCCAATCCGGCCGCGGCACCCGTGTTCGTGCTGGCGCTGACCTCGAAGACGATCTCGACCAGCGCGATGTACGACGTCGCCGACACCGTGCTGGCGCAGCGCATCTCGCAGGTGCCGGGTGTCGGCGAGGTGACGGTCAGCGGCGCCGACCAGCCGGCGGTGCGCATTGCGCTCAATCCGGTGTCGCTGGCGAATGCCGGGATCGCGACCGACGACGTCCGGCTTGCGATCATCAATGCCAATCCGCTGGGCCCGGTCGGCATCTTCAATGGCGACCGGCTGAGCGAGACGCTTTCGATCAACAAGCAGATGCGCACCGCGGCCGAGTTCCGCGACATCGTCATCAAGAGCTCGAACGGCAATTTCGTCCGCCTCTCGGATGTTGCCGAGGTCGAGGATTCCGTCCGCAACTCGCGCTCGATCGCCTGGTTCAACAAGCAGCCCGCGGTGCTGATCCAGATCACCAAGCAGGGCGACGCCAACGTCATCGACACCGTCGACGGCGTTCGCAGGATGCTGCCGGAACTGAAGCAGTGGATCCCGGCCGGCGTCGAGATCTCGACCCTGGTCGATCGTACCGGAACGATCCGCGCCAGCGTCCAGGACATGCAGTTCACGCTGCTGGCGACCGCCATGCTGGTGATGGTCGTGGTGTTCGTGTTCCTGCGCAGGATCGTACCGACGATCGCAGCCGGCGTTTCGGTGCCGCTGGCGCTGGCCGGCACCTGCGCCGGGATGTGGCTCGCCGGCTTCTCGATCGACAATCTGTCGCTGATGGCGCTCGCGATCTCCGTCGGCTTCGTGGTCGACGACGCTATCGTGATGATCGAGAACATGTACCGCAATCTCGAGCAGGGCATGGCGCCATATCCTGCCGCGGTCGAAGGCGCCAAGCAGATCGGCTTCACGGTGCTGTCGATCTCGCTGTCGCTGATCGCGGCCTTCACGCCGCTGATCTTCATGGACGGGATCGTCGGCCGCCTGCTGCGCGAATTCTCGCTGACCCTGACGTTTGCCATCATCGTGTCGACCCTGGTGTCGGTGACGATCACGCCGATGATCTGCGCGCACTACATCAAGGAGGCGACCTCGGATCGTGCCACCTGGTACGATCGCGTCATCGAGGGCACGCTGTCGCGCGTCGTGGCGTTCTATGCGTCGACCCTGCGCATCGTGCTCGGCTATCCCTTCCTGACCTTGGTGGTGTTCTTCGCCACCGTCGCGCTGACGGTGGTGCTGTACGTCAAGACGCCCAAGGCCTATTTCCCGACCGACGACAGCGGCTTCGTGATCGGGGCGACCCGCGCTTCCGCCGACATCTCGTTCCAATCGATGCTCGGTCTGCAGCAGCGGCTCGCCGACATCGTGATGGCGGACCCCGCGGTCGCTGGCATCGGCTCGTCGGTCGGCTCCGGCGGCGGCCCGGGCGGCGCCACCTCCAACCGCGGCACCATGTTCATCAGCCTGAAGCCGCCGGAGGAGCGGGGAGGCCTGTCGACCGCGCAGGTGATCGATCGGCTGCGCCGCAATCTGTTCATGGTGCCGGGCATCCGCCTGTTCATGTTCGCCGCCCAGGATATCCGCACCGGCGGCCGGCAGAGCGATTCCGACTACCAGTACACGCTCGCCTCGACCGATCTCGATCTGTTGCAGAAATGGGCGCCGCTCGTCGCCAAGCGCATGGAGACGGTGGAGGGCATCACCGATGTCTCCGCCGACCGCGATCCCGGCGGCTTGCAGCTCAACCTCGTGATCGACCGCAAGATCGCCTCCAGCCTCGGCGTCCGGGTGCAGGACATCGACAACGCGCTCAACAACGCGTTCTCGCAGCGGCAAATTTCGTACATTTACACCCAGCGCAACCAGTACGTGGTGGTGCTGGAGATCGATCCGAAATTCCAGAGCGACCCGTCGAACCTCGAGCGCATCTATGTCGCCGGCGCCAATGACGTGCAGGTGCCGCTCTCGGCGCTCGTGCACTACCAGCGCGGACTGTCGGCGCTCGCGGTCTATCACTCCGGCGGCTTCCCCTCGACCACGGTGTCGTTCAACCTGCTGCCGGACGTGCCGCTGGAGGTCGCGACCACGAACATCCAGCAGGCGGTCGACGAACTGCATATGCCCGAGGGCATTCGCGGCAGCTTCGACGGCAATGCCGGCGACTTCAACAAGACCAGCGGGCGGCAGCCGCTGCTGATCCTCGGCGCGCTGGTCGCGATGTATATCGTGCTCGGCGTGCTCTACGAGAGCCTGGCGCATCCGATCACGATCATCTCGACCTTGCCGTCGGCCGGGCTCGGCGCGTTGCTGGCGTTGCAGGTCACCAACACGCCGCTGACCGTGATCGCCTTCGTCGGCATCATCCTGTTGATCGGCATCGTCAAGAAGAACGGCATCATGATGGTCGACTTCGCGCTCGAGGCCGAGCGGCATCAGGGCCTGTCGTCCCGGGATGCGATCTTCGAGGCCTGCCGGGCGCGCTTCCGCCCGATCCTGATGACGACGATGGCCGCGCTGTTCGCCGGCATTCCGCTGGTGATCGCGACCGGCCCGGGCACCGAGCTGCGGCGGCCGCTCGGCATCACCATCATCGGCGGCCTGTTCGTGTCGCAGATCCTGACGCTCTACACCACGCCGGTGATCTATCTCCTGATCGACCGGTTGCGCCGGCGCCCGTCGCCGTCAGGCGTGCACGCTCCTGCGGAATAG
- a CDS encoding tRNA-uridine aminocarboxypropyltransferase, whose protein sequence is MSEPTEAKTELATEIPACPHCGKPMPLCICDSVTPIKSRIQLLILQHPQEQDRALGTARLTARHFENAVVRIGLSWPSLAKALGRPVADPSRWAVLYLGSAKVEDLDTDAEIVAINRKGQLEPHQRAILSDIEGIVLLDGTWSQAKALWWRNAWMLKCQRVILGPKRPSLYGKLRREPRRDGLSTIEAAAILLAGLEKRPDIAATLTDSFERMLARFREVQAEMPELAPKPKKRDFRKRRR, encoded by the coding sequence ATGTCCGAACCGACCGAAGCAAAGACCGAACTTGCCACCGAGATCCCGGCGTGTCCGCATTGCGGCAAGCCGATGCCGCTGTGCATCTGCGACAGCGTCACGCCGATCAAAAGCCGGATTCAGCTCCTGATCCTGCAGCACCCGCAGGAGCAGGACAGGGCGCTCGGTACGGCGCGGCTCACCGCACGGCACTTTGAGAATGCGGTGGTGCGGATCGGACTGTCCTGGCCGAGCCTTGCCAAGGCGCTCGGCCGGCCGGTAGCCGATCCGTCGCGCTGGGCGGTGCTCTATCTCGGCTCGGCCAAGGTCGAGGATCTCGATACCGACGCCGAGATCGTTGCGATCAACCGCAAGGGTCAGTTGGAGCCGCACCAGCGCGCGATCCTCTCCGACATCGAGGGCATCGTGCTGCTCGACGGCACCTGGAGCCAGGCAAAGGCGCTGTGGTGGCGCAACGCCTGGATGCTGAAGTGCCAGCGGGTGATTCTCGGGCCGAAACGGCCCTCGCTGTACGGCAAGCTGCGCCGGGAACCGCGGCGCGACGGCCTGTCCACCATCGAGGCGGCCGCGATCCTGCTGGCCGGGCTGGAAAAGCGGCCGGATATCGCGGCAACGTTAACTGATAGTTTCGAGCGGATGCTGGCGAGATTCCGCGAAGTGCAGGCCGAAATGCCGGAATTGGCGCCAAAACCGAAGAAGCGGGACTTCCGGAAGCGCCGACGTTAG